A part of Paenibacillus sp. 481 genomic DNA contains:
- a CDS encoding sensor histidine kinase — MRFGIVAKLFMLTTALCLFILGTIFVGQTIFFKQYYADQKVKNIEASMTKFEQDYLNSNGNVRAIRNLEQRFFRDHNTWITVVDSVGNMKHVDDYFIEVNTHPSENAPYGNKSMRVPLYYMTNLEHTEVLSNSFKVGNQVFVTGYKKDSSVIPFSIANVESRAGSASWGNDVFLKKMDDILTEEKRRDIPYKQSAFVHVNSNITQVKLPTSDELANSIYANKLFIEQLNQFQVRLLFEPRVIGMATEHMTHQQNDIKYQTIAKPFYDSQGKEMYLFAIASLQPVDEAITMIQQYFVYIVLVVLVLSVLVSFYYSKKIARPLLRINDTTQKIANLDFSENIRITSKDEIGDLSRNINVLSTTLNSYISQLHQDIEKEKQLENTRKEFIAGVSHELKTPLSIMKSCISILKDGVASHKKDYYFTAMTKEVDRMDMLIVDMLELAKFESGTYKLQVDQFYIDQSVEHIWKQLSMDIASKQLHVQADLLSVEVIANQHRIEQVLTNFMTNAIRYTPMNERVMITMEDAGERVKIGIENKGAHIPQEQLLKIWDRFYRGDAARHRAEGGTGLGLAISKNILELHNVEYGVFNTPDGVLFYFYLNKKM, encoded by the coding sequence TTGCGATTCGGGATTGTAGCTAAATTATTTATGCTTACGACAGCCCTTTGTTTATTTATTTTGGGAACTATTTTTGTTGGGCAGACGATATTTTTCAAACAGTATTATGCGGATCAAAAGGTGAAAAATATTGAAGCGAGCATGACCAAATTTGAGCAGGACTACTTAAATAGTAATGGAAATGTACGTGCGATTCGGAATTTGGAGCAGCGATTTTTTCGGGATCATAATACGTGGATAACGGTCGTGGACAGCGTCGGGAATATGAAGCATGTCGATGATTATTTCATTGAGGTTAATACGCATCCGTCGGAGAATGCGCCTTACGGCAATAAAAGTATGAGAGTCCCTTTATACTATATGACGAATCTCGAGCATACTGAGGTCTTGTCCAACTCCTTCAAGGTGGGTAATCAAGTGTTTGTTACCGGCTACAAAAAGGACTCATCCGTCATTCCTTTTTCGATTGCGAATGTCGAATCCAGAGCTGGCAGTGCAAGTTGGGGGAACGATGTCTTTCTCAAGAAGATGGACGACATCTTAACCGAAGAAAAACGGCGAGATATTCCCTATAAGCAATCCGCGTTTGTACATGTAAACAGTAACATTACACAAGTGAAGCTGCCGACTTCAGATGAGTTGGCTAACTCGATTTACGCGAATAAGCTATTTATAGAGCAGCTTAATCAGTTCCAGGTAAGATTGTTGTTTGAGCCGCGGGTAATCGGTATGGCTACAGAACATATGACGCATCAGCAGAACGATATTAAATATCAAACGATTGCCAAGCCGTTTTATGATTCACAGGGGAAGGAAATGTATTTGTTTGCAATAGCATCGTTGCAGCCTGTAGATGAAGCGATAACGATGATTCAGCAATATTTTGTGTATATCGTGCTTGTCGTGTTGGTGTTAAGTGTACTCGTTTCTTTTTATTACTCCAAAAAAATTGCCCGTCCGCTGCTGCGTATTAACGATACGACCCAAAAAATCGCCAATCTCGATTTCTCGGAGAACATCCGCATTACGTCTAAGGATGAGATCGGTGACTTGTCTCGCAACATTAATGTGTTGTCGACAACGCTGAACTCCTATATTTCTCAGCTGCATCAAGACATTGAGAAGGAGAAGCAGTTGGAGAATACGCGCAAAGAATTTATTGCGGGCGTCTCGCACGAACTAAAAACGCCTCTCAGCATTATGAAAAGCTGTATATCCATTTTGAAAGATGGCGTTGCTAGTCATAAGAAAGATTATTATTTTACGGCGATGACGAAAGAAGTAGACCGGATGGACATGCTGATCGTCGATATGCTGGAGTTGGCGAAGTTTGAGTCAGGGACGTACAAGTTGCAGGTCGATCAGTTCTATATCGATCAGTCAGTCGAACACATATGGAAACAATTAAGTATGGATATCGCGAGCAAACAGCTCCATGTACAGGCGGATCTGCTCTCGGTCGAAGTTATCGCGAACCAACATCGAATCGAGCAGGTGCTTACGAATTTTATGACGAATGCTATTCGGTATACACCTATGAATGAGCGGGTTATGATCACGATGGAAGACGCGGGCGAACGGGTTAAAATCGGCATTGAAAATAAAGGGGCACATATCCCGCAGGAACAGCTTCTGAAAATATGGGATCGTTTCTATCGGGGGGATGCTGCTCGTCATCGTGCGGAAGGTGGAACAGGTTTAGGGCTTGCGATCTCTAAAAATATTTTAGAACTGCATAACGTGGAGTATGGTGTATTCAATACACCGGACGGTGTGTTGTTTTATTTTTATTTGAATAAGAAGATGTAG
- a CDS encoding polysaccharide deacetylase family protein, whose amino-acid sequence MKNVQRWSKMSIAVMCIIVGTLVIGKWGFSDTGEASQAVTPAGSSSTLVSPNTVGTSEPVGTSSGSTTSESSGTSQASKETKQLKEMKQPEGKVVYLTFDDGPSRLTDEFLDTLKQHDVTATFFMQGSNLNVAGYHDEVKRAVDEGHYVGPHSMTHNYKKLYNQNEFVSEMKDTIDIIHNITGVKPKLVRAPYGSKPGLKDSLRNELAEAELKLWDWTIDSNDWKYTGNPGGIVNEVKTQTTEDVEIVLLHEKQQTLDALPEIIDFYKNKGYSFAVYKDEEHFPLNFWKDERL is encoded by the coding sequence ATGAAGAACGTTCAGCGTTGGAGTAAAATGAGTATAGCAGTTATGTGTATCATAGTGGGTACGCTTGTGATTGGAAAGTGGGGGTTCTCTGATACAGGAGAAGCCTCACAGGCAGTAACGCCAGCAGGATCAAGCTCTACGCTAGTAAGTCCGAATACGGTGGGAACATCAGAACCTGTGGGAACTTCGTCAGGCTCGACTACTTCCGAATCTTCGGGAACTAGCCAAGCTTCAAAAGAAACGAAGCAGCTAAAAGAAATGAAACAGCCAGAAGGAAAAGTCGTTTATTTAACATTCGACGACGGCCCGAGCAGGTTGACGGATGAGTTTCTAGATACATTAAAGCAACATGATGTCACGGCGACCTTTTTTATGCAGGGTAGCAACTTGAATGTTGCGGGGTATCATGATGAAGTGAAGCGGGCTGTAGATGAAGGCCACTATGTAGGTCCGCACAGTATGACGCACAATTATAAGAAGTTATACAATCAGAACGAGTTTGTATCGGAAATGAAAGATACGATCGACATCATTCATAACATAACGGGCGTGAAGCCAAAGTTAGTGCGTGCCCCATACGGATCAAAGCCGGGGTTAAAAGATTCGCTTCGAAACGAATTGGCAGAGGCGGAGTTGAAGCTTTGGGATTGGACGATAGACTCCAACGATTGGAAGTATACGGGGAATCCAGGCGGGATTGTTAACGAGGTCAAAACGCAGACGACAGAGGACGTAGAAATTGTGTTATTGCATGAGAAGCAACAAACGTTAGATGCTTTGCCGGAAATTATTGATTTTTATAAAAATAAAGGATACTCATTTGCTGTGTATAAGGATGAGGAACATTTCCCGCTGAACTTTTGGAAGGATGAGCGTTTATAA
- a CDS encoding BslA/BslB family hydrophobin has translation MTNHAEEPDNSTLAAQITVIGVTSNLEGSTTDILVSYRPNALLALGRVVFNLPAGITATTNDTINGGEILDSQLSNGGRTVTLPLTLDLLGLSQINLLLSNKTLPVAGTYRFKAENTFLIIGAQFNAETDFIIQPGPTVYVTNTSDNNVSVIRLLVPSSSATIAVGTSPAGIALASNGNFAYVSNFNANSVSVIHTATNAVVHTIPVGTLPIGIAITPNGTLAYVANQASGTVSVINTATNTVTQTIPVEVFPTGIVITPNGSFAYVTNRNSQKVSVINTATNTVVQSIDVGKAPTGAAITPNGNTLYVVNVLDNNVSVINTATNTVIQTIGVGTAPEWVAVHPAGQLAYVTNRDSGTVSVINATTNSVINTIPVDPSPFSISFTANGQKAVIVHRTGNKVSVLNTATNTVERSIPVGSFPFGVAIKS, from the coding sequence ATGACGAATCATGCTGAAGAACCCGACAACTCTACGCTAGCGGCACAAATAACCGTCATCGGTGTGACGAGCAACTTGGAGGGGAGTACGACAGATATTCTTGTGTCGTATCGGCCCAATGCATTGCTAGCCCTTGGAAGAGTCGTGTTTAATCTTCCCGCAGGTATTACAGCCACCACGAATGATACTATTAATGGTGGGGAGATTTTGGATTCACAGTTATCCAATGGCGGTAGAACGGTCACGCTACCCCTTACGCTAGATTTACTGGGGCTGTCTCAAATCAACCTACTGTTGAGCAACAAGACTTTACCTGTTGCCGGAACGTACCGATTCAAGGCTGAAAATACGTTCTTAATAATCGGCGCTCAATTTAACGCAGAGACTGATTTCATTATTCAGCCCGGCCCTACCGTTTATGTGACCAACACGAGTGATAACAACGTGTCAGTTATCCGTTTACTCGTTCCCTCTTCGAGTGCAACGATTGCCGTTGGAACAAGTCCTGCCGGCATTGCATTAGCATCTAACGGCAATTTTGCATATGTCTCGAACTTCAATGCCAACTCCGTATCGGTTATTCATACGGCCACCAATGCCGTTGTTCACACGATTCCAGTCGGAACTCTGCCGATCGGCATTGCCATAACGCCAAATGGTACATTAGCTTATGTTGCCAATCAAGCAAGCGGAACGGTGTCCGTCATTAATACGGCTACGAATACAGTCACGCAGACGATTCCGGTTGAAGTGTTTCCAACGGGTATTGTCATTACTCCAAATGGAAGCTTTGCTTATGTTACGAATCGAAACAGTCAAAAAGTGTCGGTCATTAATACGGCCACCAACACCGTCGTGCAGTCGATAGATGTCGGAAAAGCGCCTACAGGCGCAGCCATTACGCCAAATGGAAATACGCTATACGTCGTTAATGTGCTCGACAACAACGTTTCCGTCATTAATACAGCTACCAATACCGTCATTCAAACGATTGGAGTCGGAACAGCACCTGAATGGGTTGCCGTCCATCCTGCTGGCCAATTGGCTTACGTGACTAATCGCGACAGCGGAACGGTGTCCGTCATCAATGCGACAACGAATTCGGTCATCAACACGATACCCGTTGATCCGTCACCGTTCAGCATTTCCTTTACAGCCAATGGTCAAAAAGCCGTTATCGTACACCGTACTGGCAATAAAGTTTCCGTGCTTAATACGGCAACGAATACGGTCGAAAGAAGCATTCCCGTTGGCAGCTTCCCGTTCGGAGTCGCTATTAAATCTTAA
- a CDS encoding CHRD domain-containing protein, whose protein sequence is MKGQNEVPPVNTIASEEAIFRLSPDGTQLTFKLAVQDIKRVTAANIHIAPKGLTGPIVAYLFGPNKFGISVKSGIISGVLTSDDLIGPLQGRTISDLVTDFNNGFAYVNVHTVKHPDGEIRGQVFRAKDDVVKHVETEQDHLAKVKAKKAKVKKTKIKAKGKKVNVRGKVKKIRIKVKKIRVKVKKGKVKGGKVKRG, encoded by the coding sequence TTGAAAGGACAAAATGAAGTTCCTCCTGTAAACACGATAGCTAGTGAAGAGGCTATCTTCCGATTGAGCCCTGATGGGACTCAACTGACATTTAAACTCGCCGTGCAAGATATTAAGCGAGTAACCGCAGCAAATATTCATATTGCACCAAAAGGTTTAACAGGCCCTATTGTTGCCTATTTATTTGGCCCGAATAAATTCGGTATCTCCGTAAAAAGCGGCATCATTTCAGGCGTCCTGACGAGCGATGATTTGATCGGTCCCCTGCAAGGCAGAACGATTAGTGACTTGGTTACGGATTTCAATAATGGCTTTGCCTATGTGAATGTTCATACGGTTAAACATCCGGACGGAGAAATTCGTGGGCAAGTATTTCGAGCTAAGGACGATGTTGTGAAACACGTGGAAACAGAGCAAGATCATCTAGCCAAAGTCAAAGCGAAAAAGGCCAAAGTGAAAAAAACTAAAATCAAGGCCAAAGGCAAAAAGGTTAATGTCAGAGGTAAAGTCAAAAAGATCAGAATCAAGGTCAAAAAGATCAGAGTCAAAGTCAAAAAAGGCAAGGTCAAAGGAGGCAAAGTCAAAAGAGGTTGA
- a CDS encoding ring-cleaving dioxygenase, producing MELKGIHHVSALTASAANNFDFYTHILGLRLVKKTVNQDAPSMYHLFYGDEKGNPGTELTFFEIPNAGRNRDGVSSISATSLRVADDEAIQYWQQRFTEFEVENEGVKQINGRLTLPFKDFEGQRLMMVSDANNVGVKGGEARETGPIPKEYGITGLGPVRLTVRDAQPTVDTLIRVLGFREKGTYPAFQQGQPDVIVLETGEGGTGAEIHVEERDDLKLERPGRGGVHHVAFRVDTEEELRQWVDRIQQLQFSTSGFVDRYYFRSLYFREPNGILFELATDGPGFEADEPLEHLGESLALPPFLEPQREETEAKLKPIDTKQ from the coding sequence ATGGAACTGAAAGGTATTCACCACGTATCTGCATTAACGGCAAGTGCAGCTAACAACTTTGATTTTTATACTCATATATTAGGTCTTCGATTGGTTAAAAAAACGGTCAATCAAGACGCTCCGTCGATGTATCATTTATTTTATGGGGATGAAAAAGGGAACCCCGGCACAGAGCTCACGTTTTTTGAAATTCCGAATGCGGGCCGTAATCGCGATGGCGTGAGCAGCATTTCAGCAACTTCGCTGCGTGTGGCGGACGACGAAGCTATCCAATATTGGCAGCAGCGGTTTACGGAATTTGAAGTGGAGAACGAAGGAGTAAAGCAGATTAATGGGCGTTTAACTCTTCCGTTTAAAGATTTTGAAGGGCAGCGATTAATGATGGTGTCGGACGCGAACAATGTTGGCGTTAAGGGCGGTGAAGCCAGAGAGACGGGGCCGATTCCGAAGGAGTACGGGATTACGGGTTTAGGTCCAGTCAGACTGACGGTTCGTGACGCACAGCCGACAGTAGATACGTTGATACGAGTGCTCGGATTCCGTGAAAAAGGCACCTACCCTGCCTTCCAGCAAGGGCAGCCGGACGTGATCGTATTAGAAACAGGCGAGGGCGGAACGGGTGCCGAAATTCACGTCGAAGAACGAGATGATCTTAAACTTGAACGCCCGGGCCGTGGTGGCGTGCATCACGTTGCATTTCGTGTCGACACGGAAGAGGAGCTGCGTCAATGGGTTGACCGCATTCAGCAATTGCAGTTCTCCACATCGGGTTTCGTGGATCGTTACTATTTCCGTTCGCTTTATTTTAGAGAGCCGAATGGCATCTTGTTCGAGTTGGCGACAGACGGTCCAGGCTTCGAAGCGGATGAGCCATTGGAGCATTTGGGTGAGTCGCTGGCGTTGCCACCATTTTTGGAGCCGCAGCGTGAGGAAACTGAAGCGAAGTTGAAGCCAATCGATACGAAGCAATAA
- a CDS encoding alkaline phosphatase: MKLQIKPKKLLMVTLAFVMASGIIGGTGFTDRQAVAAADKPSSKKIKNVIFMIGDGMGFSYTAAHRYMKDAPHTQLMEKTLFDQHLVGTQMTYPEDPKENITDSASAATAMSAGVKTYNDAIAVDNDKSAVKTVLEHAKEKGMSTGLVATSEITHATPAAFGAHEEKRKSMDSIANDYFDEKIAGKHKIDVMLGGGKKFLVRNDRDLTKEFQQAGYSYVTNREQLLKDESKQVLGIFAERGLPKMIDREVETPSLKDMTESAIKRLDKNDKGFFLMVEGSQIDWAGHDNDVVAAMSEMEDFEQAFKSVLEFAEKDGETLVVLTADHSTGGFSLGTNGSYNFDVAPIKAAKRTPDFMAAKIAGGADVEQTLKAYIGLELKPEEIDAVKQAATTKKAAEIDNAIEKIFNTRSYSGWTTGGHTGEDVPVMAYGPGKERFAGMIDNIDQAKNIFRIIDENH; encoded by the coding sequence ATGAAACTACAGATTAAACCGAAGAAGTTGCTAATGGTTACACTTGCTTTTGTTATGGCAAGTGGCATTATTGGAGGAACGGGTTTTACTGATCGCCAAGCCGTTGCGGCAGCGGACAAACCATCATCGAAGAAGATCAAAAATGTTATTTTTATGATCGGAGATGGTATGGGCTTTAGTTATACCGCTGCACATCGTTACATGAAGGATGCACCGCATACCCAACTGATGGAGAAGACGTTGTTCGATCAGCATTTGGTCGGAACACAGATGACTTATCCCGAAGACCCTAAAGAAAATATTACAGATTCAGCTTCAGCTGCGACAGCGATGTCAGCTGGTGTTAAAACATACAATGATGCGATAGCTGTCGATAATGACAAATCTGCTGTAAAGACAGTCCTTGAGCATGCTAAGGAGAAGGGGATGTCCACTGGATTAGTGGCTACTTCTGAGATTACACACGCGACGCCCGCTGCTTTTGGTGCGCATGAAGAAAAGCGTAAGAGCATGGACAGCATCGCAAATGATTACTTCGATGAGAAGATAGCTGGCAAGCATAAGATTGATGTGATGCTTGGCGGCGGCAAGAAGTTTCTCGTCCGCAACGACCGCGACTTGACGAAGGAGTTCCAACAAGCAGGCTACAGCTACGTGACGAATCGTGAGCAATTGTTGAAGGATGAGAGCAAGCAGGTGCTCGGCATTTTTGCAGAACGTGGTCTGCCTAAGATGATTGACCGCGAAGTTGAGACTCCATCGTTGAAAGATATGACGGAATCGGCGATTAAGCGCCTGGACAAAAATGATAAAGGATTTTTCTTGATGGTCGAGGGCAGCCAGATCGATTGGGCCGGACATGACAACGATGTGGTAGCTGCAATGAGTGAAATGGAAGATTTCGAGCAAGCGTTTAAGTCTGTACTTGAGTTTGCGGAAAAAGACGGCGAGACGCTTGTCGTGTTGACTGCGGATCATTCTACAGGTGGCTTCTCGCTCGGAACGAATGGCTCCTACAATTTCGATGTTGCGCCGATCAAGGCTGCGAAGCGTACACCAGACTTTATGGCAGCTAAGATTGCTGGTGGTGCAGATGTAGAGCAAACATTGAAGGCGTATATTGGCCTTGAACTGAAGCCAGAAGAGATTGACGCTGTGAAGCAGGCAGCTACGACGAAGAAGGCAGCCGAGATCGACAATGCGATCGAGAAAATTTTCAATACGCGTTCGTATTCCGGCTGGACGACAGGTGGTCATACGGGTGAAGATGTACCGGTTATGGCTTATGGCCCGGGCAAGGAGCGGTTCGCGGGTATGATTGACAATATTGATCAAGCTAAGAACATTTTCCGAATTATTGACGAGAATCATTAA